tcatcatcaccactGCTTGGATCATTGGAGGCAAACACAtcgatcttcatcttcatcatcaacacAATCATCACCATTGATCACCTCGTTGTAATCATTATCCTTGAGTTGGATTCATATTTGTACTCATTCGATTCCTCGTTTTCCATCCATAAATTCATGGCGATGTTATTTGCCTCCATGTGTGAGTAGATCCATTTGTTTTGGGGAGATGGACAAACCATAGCTCAATTATGAAAATAAATAAATTTTGTTGATTATCTAATAATTATGAAGTGTGTTAGTTCTTATCAACGATGTTGTGGGTTGTCGATCATACAATATTTTCCTAAGGGACGTTGGTAAGAATCATCATTATATATGGTTGGTGGTACGTGGGCGTACATGTGCTAGCAATCCGTAGCCTTTGTCAATCATGTATATACAAGGATGAAAAGGACCAGTGCCTATGACCATAACCATGGGGACACCCTTAATTACTGGACCTGCGAAACATGCGATGGGGCGAGGTAGTGGTTATGAGGGATGTGAAAACGTGCTTTTGGGAGCATCCATTTAAGGCTCCTCAAAGGTAATACTTCCTCGCAAAGGAAGTAAAGCAACTTGTCCCGCACTCAGGGCTCATCGCAAGATACATGGTGGCTCGTGCCTTATGCTCCATGAGGTGGGTGAGAGCATGGTGGATCACTGTCCGGGAGATGGGCGCAACCGGAACATAACAAGTGAAGATAACCTTCATCTAGAGATAGTTTTCTATGGGCTTGTTGATAAAATAAGCGTCCTTctggttagcctagaagcaacaaGTTAGTTAGTTATTTGACATGCGGTAGCTACGACTTACTTAATGTACCGAAAGAAGTGCTACATTGATCCAACCTTGATGTGGGTAAAGCAGACATCGTCCTCCATCATGATAGATGATGTTTCCTTAACCCATCGCACATCCTCAAGCCTTTTGAGACCGAGAACATAAACCCACCTTGCTCTACAATGTATTAGATGATTGTAGATCCGTGATAGGTCAACTTCACGCCTTCAGCCTGAATCCCTTATCCATTGGGACACCATTCTTGGTGAACTCACACACCATGTTCAGGACGAAGGTGGATAGAGCAGCTGGCCATGCCATGATGTTCCTCTTCTAAGTTGGGCAGTACCTATCAGGCACCGGCATATATTGAAGCGGCACCACTTACAACACTGAGTTTGCCGACAGATTAGGCGAGTTCTCCTTGTCGTACATCACAAACCAAACCACAAGAGTACAAAAACAATGTTAGGCAATCTACTTCTAACAGTCTTACAAGCTATGTAAATATGAACAATGACAGATTGTGAAGCTTGCTTTCCGCCCTTTGTTGCCTGATGCTATAAGTGCAAATGTGGTACAAGGAGCAGAACACACATTGTAGAACCAATTCATGTATCACCATTACACTTATACATGGACTACAGAACAATGAAGATCAGAGAACGCGTTCAACACATGGCTAGAACATCGATGTACATCTTCCCCAAGCTATGTGATGAAACTGCAGTTGCTAAATCAACTATACCACCATGAGATCTAAGCTAACGACTATATAGTAGCATATCTAAGCATCCAAAGCTAACAGATCTAAGATACCGCTGGTAGATTTCTGTGGTACTCACAACAAACTGGCAGTTGGGCGAGGATGACGACATGTCTGGGAGGCGACGACGGAGCTCCACCGGCCGGAGAAGATGGCATCGCTTACCTGCTCGTCAATGAAGAAGCTTTCCTGGATGGACAACTCGAAAGGGGGAAATGGTGGCGCGGGATTTTGCGGTGAGGCTGGACGGTGCAAATAGGCGGCGCCATTCGGCGGAAGGTGACCGAATTCTTCCTGCGGCGTTTTCCCGGACACGCGCAAGCTCCCACCATCCCTCCCTCGTATGAGCTCGGAGCAAAATTTCCCCAGCGAACGCGAGAAGAGGTTGGCTTGCCAGCGATGGCTAAATCCAGCGTGCAGCCTCATAGATGTTTAAAGAAGCGTGCGTTGCAGAAATCTTTATTTTGTGGGCAACCAAACGCGATTTTCTTCATCCTAGATGTGAAAAACAACTCCTAGTTTGCAAACACGCCCCAAAATGGTGAAATGGAGACACGGGACGGAAGTACAACGAGCAGTGGAAATAACTTCATAGCCCCTGATGCGGATGCAGTTCTAAATATTCCTTTGAGGCGAGAAGGGGGGATGATTTTTGGGCTTGGAACTTAGAAAAGTCTGGTATCTACACGGTTAAAATAGCGTATCGTGCTCTGGTGATGCGCAACGAGCATTTAGCTCCAGCGGAAGGGACGGCTACGGGATCCTAGTTTTCTGAAAAACAGATGTTGGAACAATTGTGGAAGTTGAAGGTGGTGCCAAAGGTGAGGGTCTTCTGGTGGCGAGTTCTACGTGGTATTCTACCAGTGGAACAAACACTGCAATACCGTCATATAGCCACACTTGCAAGATGCAAAATATGCCTTGGCGCAGATCAAGATATGAGACATGCACTATTGATGTGCACACATGCGATGAGGTTCTGGGCGGAGGCGCGAGCTTCACTCGATGTTAAAGTCCCCATCCTGCATCCTAGTACTTGGGCAAAGGATGTGCTGTGTGATCCGATTATTCCTAGATGTGATAGGGAAAGATCATTACAGTCATGTGGGCTATTTGGAACTCAAGAAACAATATCACTCATGACCAGGAAGGATGGGATCCGTTTCAGTCCATGGTGAGGATGAGGAATGACCTAGCTTTGCTAGATATTCCAAGGCAACAAGCTCTCACGTTGCCAGGATTTGGTTGGCGACCACCAGATGAGAGATACATCAAAATTAATACTGATGCTGGTCTGGCTGTCGACGAAAGGAAGGGTGGAGCGGGAGGTGTTGTTAGGAACCTCACCGGCTTCATTGAGGCTTGGAGTAAACCGCTCCCAGGAATTACTGATTCGATGATTGCCGAGGCAATGGCTCCGAGGGAGGGTGTGATTTTTGCCAAGCTGCGTGGTTACTCGCGAGTGGTTGTTGTAGTGGATTGCTTGGAGATTGTCAATCTCTGGGACTCGCGCGTTGTTTCTCGTGCAGTCATTGCACCGATCTTACAAGATATCGCAGGGCTTTCTAGTTCGTTTTCTATTTTTGTTGTTCAACATGTAATAAGATCATCCAACACAGTCGCTCACATATGTGCTAAACATACTTGCACTTTGGACCAGTGTTTGGATGGAACATCCTCCGAGCTTCCTTTCCTTGTTGCCAGTCTTCAGGCTGACAGCGGAGGAGCAGCTGTCTCAGTTTAATAAAGCCCTGAgtttccccgcaaaaaaaaaagcaGGAGACGGAAAAAAGGGATGACTAATCGATGAAATCTGGCTCAATTCTCCGTGAATCTCGTCGGGATTAACAAAACGGGCAAGAAAATGGTGCAAGGGATCACCGGATCATGGATGTTTATCGCCAGGACAATGACGGGTCCATTTAGCAGCTGGTTGCTTCGTGCCTAGCTGCATGTGATTTTCCCTAAGATCTCGCCGGATTTTGTCCCCGTCAAACAAGACGAATTCTCGCCAACAAAGATACAGGCAAGCATCATGCCAGCTGCTGATCTCCACTTAGCTACACAGCTTGACACCGACGCATGAAGTGCAAGATCAATCAAAAGAACCCAAAAAAGAGAGTATATACAACAATGTACAGCACGACGGGTGTTTCGTGTGTGAATTCTCAGCACACAAACTATACACATTGACAAAAGCTCCTACTAGTAGACTTTAAACAGGCGAGGCACAGACAAAAACGGCGTGCGAATGAATACCTATCTACTGAACATAAAGAGCGAAAAGATGGGCCAACTAGCTGCTCCTGATCACTGAAGACGACATCAATCTATACTTCGAGATGTGTTATCTCGTAGGAGACAGATTGACCTGATACCGACGATCCGATCGACCCTTCCCGCTCCACGGAGTAGGCGAGGAGTAGCTTCACGACGTGCCTGTATCTCCTCCGGTACGTCGGGAACTTTGACATGCTCCTCACTATTCCAATCATCCTGCGTATCAGCGGCCGCATCAGATAACAGATATCTAGATAGTATAAGGCAATGTACAATGCAAGGTGCTTAGATGGGTGCTTAATAGAATAAACCAAGCATTTTATTAAGCACTGGTGCTTATTTGTATAGGAGAGGTACCTAGCTAGACATCTATCTCGTGTAAATAAACACAGGTGCTTAAGTAAAAACCTGATTTATTTTTGTAAGCACGGGATACCTCCCTAAGCACCttgcattgtacatgccctaaaaaGCCACGCGAACTGACAGAAACAACAGTTGTTACCGAAGACAGCATACCTTCGACTGATTGCCTGGATCTGCGCTGTCCTTACAGGATCCTGGGGGGTCTCAGCACCGTTATCCCAAGCTTGTGCCCTTGCTGAATTGCCAACGAAAAGTGTGAGCTTCTCCAAGAATCTCAGGTCTTGCTCCGTCATTTTGAGCGCCTGTATTTGATCTTTGAGTACTAGCACAGGATGGAAGAACCAATCTAGCAACAGGTCTTGCGGGCGGTTTTGCTGATCGACCTCGACGCCGTTGTCCAGCAGCAGCCCTGCAGAACCAGCCTTGATTGACTGGAGGACGTTGCATAGCATAGAGTAAGAAGTGATTCCCAGGTTTATCGTTTCATTGCCACTATCGCTTGTTCTTAACCACTCGGTCAGATCAACAGCGGTTATGACATTCAAATTCAAAAGGTCCCTGCCCCTCATCTCGCAGGACTTCATCATATTTGCCCATATCTGTAAATCAAAAAGCTAGATTAGAAATTCAGGGATGACTTTATATTCAAAATGACACTTTAGAGAGATGTATATTAGAGCGGCTAGCCGGATACAGCTGTATAACAAACACAATTCAGGTTTCAGACATAAACAACTGTACTGTCATCAAAATCAGAAACCCATATGGTGTCTGTACTCTAATTGTGGCCACTGGCCAGGTCAGTAGCTACCATATAATCTTGTAAGGCTAGAATTGCTTCCTGTATTTTCATCGGCACATCGACATTGCCTCATTTAAATTGAACCCACCAAAATCTAAGGGATCATAGATTCAGTAACTATAACTATTCCTTCTGTCATATCTTCCTTGCATTTACAACATTTCCTCAATTAGAAGTAGTAGCACACCTTATCTAAGAGGCCATGGACCCAACAATTAACAGAGAATTGGCAATCATTTCTTTGATGGTACCATTTCATTTATGGCATTACCTCACTTGGGCCTAGCTCACCTATCTACAATGGCATGAATGCAAGAACAAAAATGTATAGCCATCGAATAGGGAGTGTGGATTGATGTATATGCATTGCCTTTTCTTTCCAGAGTCCAGATACATGAAAAAGAATGATGGTACTGCAAAAGATGAATGCACTTTTATCTAGTTCGAGTATCTTTCAGAGATTTGGCTGCAAGAGGAATGTGTATACAGTGACGTCAGTAGCTATCATACAATATTGCAAGTTCAAATAGCCAGTATTGCTTCTTTTATGTGCTTCCTTTCCTGGACACATCTTGATATCGCCTCATTTAAATTGAACCCACCAAAATCTAAGGGATCATAGATTCAGAAGATACACTGTTTAACTATTTTCCTTCTGTTATGTCTTCCTTGCATTTACAACATTTCCTCGATAAGAAGCAGTACTAGCACACAAGAGATCATGGTCCCAACAACTAAACGAGACTTGCCAATCCCTGCTTTGATTATACCGTCTCATTAATGGCGTTACCTCGCTTGGGACTAGCTCACCTATCTACGACGGCACGAATGCAAGAACAAAAATGTAAGGATTGAAGTGTATGCATTGCCTTTTCTTTCCAGACACGTGGAAAAGAATGATGGTACTGCAACAACGAATGCACTTATTACCAAGTTGGAGTATCTTTCAGAGATTTTGCTGAATGATGGAGCTGTGTACAGTGACGTTTCTTGGTTTTCTTTTGGTGCAACATAAGAGAGGGAATGCTAAGAATTTAACAGATGTGAGGTAATAAACGGACCTGGACCATCTTGACCTCCTGTATGGCCTCTCGAACCGATCTCGCTGGAACCAAAGTTGGAACCAGCATTGCTGGTGCTTCACTGGAAGTACTAGGATAGTCACCTCCCCTAACAGAAGCACTTGGTCGGACAGAGAACTCTGCGGAATCGGATGCTTTTCTCTTCCGGTAGGATGGCCTAGAGGAGAATATTTGCACAGTAAGTAGTTAGGCATGAAGCGCATAACAAAGCACGAAGTACATCACAAGGTTCTAATCTCAAACAGCAATGAAATAAATTGTAACACTTACTTTGGAAGAATTGTCCCTTCACGAAGGTAAAGCCAGTCGTTCGTGTACTCGTCGAACTCCGCGACCATGGTGACCACGTAGGAAACTCCCCTCCGGAATGACTTCTCCTGCGAAGGGGCCACAGCACGATCTCGAGCAAGTAAGACAATCTCTTTCATGGCTGGACACGTAAGTGTTTGGGAAGAAATGGCACGGCAGAGCCACagtggcagagatagcaacctggTAGACGATGACAGCCCCGTAGAGCCCCACGAAGATGCTGGAGACGACGGCGAGCAGGACGCTCCCAACCACCACGAGGGGCCAGAAGAGGATGGCGAGGCCGGCGATGGGCACGCAGAGCGTCTCCAGGAAGGGGCCCTCGCGGCTGATGAGGTCGTGCAGCAGCCTCTGCCAGCCCTTGAAGAGCATGTAGGGGCTCTTGATCAGCGCGATCACCGTGTAGAGCGGTATGTCCACGGCCAGCCCCAGGACGCCGACCAGGATACACGACGGCACATCCAGCAGCCTGCACGAaacaaaccaaaaaaaaattcaTGATTTTTTCCCTCTAAAATAAAACGTTTTCGGAATGCGATGTTAAAAGTCAAGCTACTGCAATGTGCAGCGGTCAAGATAGCAGAACATTCTAACATGACGAGCAGTCAGGGGCATAGTTTTTCAACCAGAAATATTTACTGCCAAACAAAACAAGCACGTCCTTTTCTCATGGCGATGCCATCCCTATCAGACGGATTACAACAGAGAGCTTAACTAATCCTAAACAGCATTGGACAGAGGTGATCTAGCTAGCAGGGCAACAAGTAATTTTTTTTAAGGGGCAGGGCAACAAGGATTTTTTTTTAAAGGGGCAGGGCAACAAGGAATGAATACCTTATGGAGTGGGGCTGGCGGTCGTCGGAGCACTGGCGGAACTCCTCGAGGTAAGCGGGGTAGGAGTGGAAGCACATGTCGGCGAAGTCCCTCACCACCGTGCAGCTGCCCTTGATCGTCCCCCACGTCCCGTCCTGCACAACGAATGACCCGTCCATCTCAGAGACACATTCTGAAGAGCGTCGATCGTGGGCGCGTCGAGCTTACCACAATGCCATGGATGAACTTGTCGGACTCGCTCTCCTGCCGGAACGCCTCGAAGGTGGAGATCCACGGCGTGGAGAAGCCGTAGCCGAGAGCCACCAGCGCGCTGCCGAAGATGCCCAGGCCAAGCCAGAGGCCGAAGAGCACCGGCAGCGCGATGGCCAGCGCCAGCTTCAGACCAGCGTTGATGCGGTCCGTCCTGGGTTCAGAATAATCAGAATGCAGACGACAGATAATCAATCAAACAGTGGGACTACACCAGCAACGAATTAACTATTGTCTGGTCAGGTGGAACATTTGATTCGCCGGCAAAAAGTTGAAAATTGGCAGGCGAACATTTAGTTCGGAAGACCATGGAAAAGGTAGGAAGGAAGAGTGGAAACTTGCCCCTGAACATTCAGAAAATGCTCTGTTTCTTGTCTGACGAACCCAGTCAAATTCTCTGTTCTTACGCGAAAAAAAATAGAGGAGATCAACTAATTTCGTTTGAGTTGGCGGCAGCTTACTTGATGACCGAGTAGATGGTCCAATAAACGTGCGCCGGGAAGAGGACGAGGATCACGCCGACGTTGCCCAGAATCAtcagcgccgccgccaccgggCCGACCACCATCGCTGCACAGACATTTTCCCAAACGAAGAAGAAAACATGAGCCACAGCCACACCAAAACTCGGGGCAGGAACCGGTGAGACGAGATTAGAGCCGGAGAGACATACCTTTGATGCCGCCGAGGAGGAAGGCGGCGCAGAAGGAGAAGACCACGTACGCGACCTGCATCGAGTTGTGCATCGACCCCATGGTCCCTGTGTAGTTGTCCGCCACCCACGCCTTCACCGTGCCCATCGATcgaccgccgccgcccctccctcACATCCACGGCGAGCCCACTCGCCGCCGCGCCAACAACGGCGAAGCGTAGTACCGGCAGCCCCGGCAAGAATCAAAGACAGCCGCCGGGACTGAAACTTTCTGCCTCTTCTGCAGGACGGAGAGCACAAGGGAAAGGGAGGACAGAGCAAGAAAAGAAATCGCTCGTCCTCGCTTTCGCGGGAATCTGCCAACAGCGGTTGCGGAACGAAAAAATCAGCAGCGGCGGCTTGCGGGTCAAGCCGTATGGGGAAGAAAAAGCGATTATAAAGGTCGTTGATCCGCCGGGTCAAGACGGCGGCTGCGTTCTTGCTCCCGCTCGTGAGAAAGAagacggcaga
This region of Lolium perenne isolate Kyuss_39 chromosome 2, Kyuss_2.0, whole genome shotgun sequence genomic DNA includes:
- the LOC127335050 gene encoding uncharacterized membrane protein At3g27390, producing the protein MGTVKAWVADNYTGTMGSMHNSMQVAYVVFSFCAAFLLGGIKAMVVGPVAAALMILGNVGVILVLFPAHVYWTIYSVIKTDRINAGLKLALAIALPVLFGLWLGLGIFGSALVALGYGFSTPWISTFEAFRQESESDKFIHGIVDGTWGTIKGSCTVVRDFADMCFHSYPAYLEEFRQCSDDRQPHSIRLLDVPSCILVGVLGLAVDIPLYTVIALIKSPYMLFKGWQRLLHDLISREGPFLETLCVPIAGLAILFWPLVVVGSVLLAVVSSIFVGLYGAVIVYQEKSFRRGVSYVVTMVAEFDEYTNDWLYLREGTILPKPSYRKRKASDSAEFSVRPSASVRGGDYPSTSSEAPAMLVPTLVPARSVREAIQEVKMVQIWANMMKSCEMRGRDLLNLNVITAVDLTEWLRTSDSGNETINLGITSYSMLCNVLQSIKAGSAGLLLDNGVEVDQQNRPQDLLLDWFFHPVLVLKDQIQALKMTEQDLRFLEKLTLFVGNSARAQAWDNGAETPQDPVRTAQIQAISRRMIGIVRSMSKFPTYRRRYRHVVKLLLAYSVEREGSIGSSVSGQSVSYEITHLEV